A stretch of Bacillus pseudomycoides DNA encodes these proteins:
- a CDS encoding S8 family peptidase: MNSSTANKQKGIQLIPFTVDKVIEQVNEIPPGVQLIHAPGAWEKSVKGKDIVVAVLDTGCDVNHIDLKDRIIGGRNFTEDYEGDPKVYLDNNGHGTHVAGTIAATENGVGVLGVAPLAKLLVLKVLSGDGSGSYQQIIEAIDYAVRWRGPNQERVRIISMSLGGPQDVPELHEVIQHAVKQDVLVVCAAGNNGDCRDKTEELDFPGAYSEVIEVGAVNLERKLACFSNSNQEIDLVAPGEGILSTYPAGKYAVLSGTSMATPHIAGALALLIKQCEREYGRKLTEPEIYAQLIKRTVPLGYERTSEGNGLIDLLKE, encoded by the coding sequence GTGAACAGTAGTACAGCGAATAAACAAAAAGGCATTCAATTAATTCCGTTTACGGTCGATAAAGTAATAGAGCAAGTGAACGAAATTCCACCAGGTGTACAACTGATTCATGCTCCTGGGGCTTGGGAAAAGAGTGTAAAAGGAAAAGACATTGTCGTTGCTGTTTTAGATACGGGTTGTGATGTAAATCATATTGATTTAAAAGATCGAATTATTGGCGGCAGAAATTTTACCGAAGATTATGAAGGGGACCCGAAAGTCTATCTTGATAATAATGGCCATGGTACACATGTTGCAGGAACAATTGCCGCAACCGAAAACGGGGTAGGAGTACTGGGCGTTGCTCCACTTGCAAAGTTATTAGTGTTAAAAGTATTATCAGGAGATGGTTCAGGAAGCTATCAACAAATTATTGAGGCGATTGATTATGCAGTGCGCTGGAGGGGACCTAATCAAGAACGAGTACGAATTATTTCGATGTCACTTGGAGGTCCACAAGATGTTCCAGAGTTACATGAAGTTATACAACATGCAGTGAAACAAGATGTGCTTGTTGTATGTGCTGCAGGAAATAATGGGGATTGCCGTGATAAAACGGAAGAATTAGATTTTCCAGGTGCTTATTCAGAAGTAATTGAAGTAGGAGCGGTTAATTTAGAAAGGAAACTTGCTTGCTTTAGTAATTCAAATCAAGAGATTGATTTAGTAGCGCCAGGGGAAGGAATTCTCTCTACTTATCCAGCAGGAAAATATGCAGTATTAAGCGGAACATCAATGGCTACACCGCACATTGCCGGAGCATTAGCGCTTCTTATTAAGCAATGTGAGAGAGAGTATGGTAGAAAATTAACAGAGCCAGAAATTTATGCACAGCTTATTAAGCGTACTGTACCTTTAGGATACGAGCGAACATCAGAAGGAAATGGATTAATAGATTTGTTAAAAGAATAG
- a CDS encoding DUF4257 domain-containing protein, producing MEMYQWLTAVLIGGVTGFVSHLINNQGKLLLPRRLKTFFHLGFFTDILTGSLAALLGLVLFDAATVKEIVKVSIVTAISGQTFLLHQALGGEQAKNTQIGKADEKIQEIDKLLRR from the coding sequence ATGGAGATGTATCAATGGCTAACTGCTGTTCTCATTGGTGGCGTTACTGGTTTCGTTTCCCATCTTATCAATAACCAAGGCAAGTTATTGCTTCCACGCCGTTTAAAAACGTTTTTCCACCTTGGTTTTTTTACTGATATTTTGACTGGTAGTCTTGCTGCACTTCTTGGACTTGTTTTATTCGATGCAGCAACAGTAAAAGAGATTGTAAAAGTTTCTATTGTTACTGCCATCTCTGGTCAAACTTTTTTACTACACCAAGCTCTTGGTGGTGAACAAGCAAAGAATACTCAAATCGGAAAAGCGGATGAGAAAATTCAAGAAATTGACAAATTATTACGACGTTAA
- the rsgA gene encoding ribosome small subunit-dependent GTPase A, with the protein MNQNRLESFGWDSFFEDQSLEKYEVGRILLEHKHMYRIICDDGEYIAELSGKFRHEALDKGDYPAVGDWVHIKKIDEERKAIIHSVFQRRSSFSRQAAGERTAEQIVAANVDYLFLVNALNHDFNVRRIERYLLLAYESGSIPVIVLTKSDLCEDVEQKILETEAVAIGVPIFAVDSLQQAGIELLQQFVAPGKTIALVGSSGAGKSTLLNALMGSEVAKTGGIRAEDSKGRHTTTHRELFQLSSGGLVIDTPGMRELQLWEGSEAIHTAFSDIEKIAEECRFRDCEHENEPGCAIRSAINEGILAANRLHNYKKLQREIAYAMRKQDPVLARAERGKWKKMAKQNRKK; encoded by the coding sequence TTGAATCAAAATCGTTTAGAGTCATTTGGATGGGATTCTTTTTTTGAGGATCAATCTTTAGAAAAGTATGAAGTAGGCCGGATTTTACTTGAACATAAGCATATGTATCGTATTATTTGTGATGATGGTGAATATATAGCAGAGTTATCTGGAAAGTTTCGTCATGAAGCATTAGATAAAGGAGATTATCCAGCAGTTGGTGATTGGGTGCATATAAAGAAAATAGACGAGGAAAGAAAGGCAATTATTCATAGTGTTTTTCAAAGAAGAAGTTCCTTTTCTAGACAAGCAGCTGGTGAAAGAACGGCTGAACAGATTGTAGCAGCAAATGTTGATTATCTATTTTTAGTAAATGCGCTTAATCATGATTTTAATGTAAGAAGAATCGAACGTTATTTATTATTAGCTTATGAAAGTGGATCAATACCTGTTATTGTTTTGACGAAAAGTGACTTGTGTGAAGATGTGGAGCAAAAAATATTGGAAACAGAAGCAGTAGCTATTGGTGTTCCGATATTTGCGGTTGATAGTCTACAGCAAGCGGGGATTGAATTATTACAACAATTTGTAGCTCCTGGCAAAACGATTGCCCTTGTTGGTTCATCTGGTGCTGGTAAATCTACTTTGCTAAACGCATTAATGGGAAGTGAAGTGGCAAAAACAGGTGGTATTCGTGCAGAAGATAGTAAAGGGCGACATACTACGACCCATCGTGAGTTATTCCAATTATCAAGTGGTGGCTTAGTAATTGATACGCCAGGGATGAGAGAGCTTCAACTATGGGAAGGAAGCGAAGCAATTCATACAGCATTTTCTGATATTGAGAAAATTGCGGAAGAGTGCCGTTTTCGTGATTGTGAGCATGAAAATGAACCTGGGTGTGCGATTCGCAGTGCCATTAATGAAGGTATTTTAGCAGCGAATCGTTTGCATAATTATAAAAAGTTGCAACGAGAAATTGCGTATGCGATGAGAAAACAAGATCCGGTGCTTGCTCGAGCTGAACGAGGAAAGTGGAAAAAAATGGCGAAGCAGAATCGGAAAAAGTAA
- a CDS encoding DUF3979 family protein: MLYEDLMSLFQAAPIEEGKNGWRYVIQEDDGKNSIVNHVSTEHMSVELFFNEYDELRIILYKEGQPITTIQRIAILKTELEEDGDGIQFVLDRMPSRMIRLQLKPFLAVEMGLYWEVCEECE; encoded by the coding sequence ATGCTATACGAGGATTTGATGTCATTATTTCAAGCTGCTCCAATCGAAGAGGGGAAAAATGGCTGGAGATATGTAATCCAAGAAGATGATGGTAAAAATTCAATTGTTAATCATGTATCAACAGAACATATGAGTGTAGAATTATTTTTTAATGAATATGACGAGTTACGGATTATTTTATATAAAGAGGGTCAGCCCATTACAACCATACAACGAATCGCAATCTTAAAAACCGAGTTAGAAGAGGATGGAGACGGAATTCAATTTGTTTTAGATCGTATGCCAAGCCGAATGATTCGATTACAATTAAAACCATTTCTCGCAGTGGAGATGGGGTTATATTGGGAAGTTTGTGAAGAGTGTGAGTGA
- a CDS encoding GerAB/ArcD/ProY family transporter translates to MDNQQWQVAKKVAATYIGTVVGAGFATGREIVEFFTINGLYGTIGICISGIFFIWLGTKMMLLSSQIGAFSAQEFNTYLFGDVFGNVINTLLLLVLFGVTSVMLSGAGAVFEEQLRLPRQLGIFIAVIACIIIGSRGLQGVFEVNTLVVPIMMIFIIGLAITTFIHGTTPILNTVPTEGWNMKWVTSPLTYVALNLSLAQSVLVPLASEVKDRKAILWGGILGGAGLCFILLCSHLAILSVDQFYQYNIPMAEVVRRFNATFHFFFVLIIFGEVFTTLVGNVFGMTKQMQSITGWKSNNIVYFILLISYAFSYIGYSELLHILYPIIGWVSIILLPIIAYKELEKT, encoded by the coding sequence ATGGATAATCAGCAATGGCAAGTAGCTAAAAAAGTTGCTGCTACTTATATTGGGACTGTCGTCGGAGCTGGATTTGCAACAGGGCGAGAAATTGTTGAATTCTTTACGATTAACGGATTGTACGGAACAATTGGAATATGCATAAGTGGAATTTTTTTCATTTGGCTAGGTACAAAAATGATGTTACTTTCCTCACAAATCGGTGCATTTTCTGCTCAGGAATTTAACACATATTTGTTTGGTGATGTATTTGGAAATGTGATAAACACTTTGTTATTACTCGTACTTTTTGGTGTAACAAGTGTTATGTTATCGGGTGCTGGTGCTGTATTCGAGGAACAACTTCGTCTCCCACGACAACTCGGTATTTTCATTGCAGTTATCGCATGTATCATCATTGGTAGCCGAGGATTACAAGGTGTATTTGAAGTAAATACACTTGTCGTACCCATTATGATGATTTTCATTATTGGACTTGCTATTACAACTTTTATTCATGGCACAACACCTATCCTTAACACTGTTCCTACAGAAGGTTGGAATATGAAATGGGTAACAAGCCCCCTTACATATGTCGCCTTAAATCTTTCTCTCGCCCAAAGTGTTCTCGTACCGCTCGCAAGTGAAGTAAAAGATCGAAAAGCTATTCTATGGGGTGGAATTCTAGGAGGAGCTGGACTATGTTTTATTTTATTATGTAGTCATTTAGCCATTTTATCTGTTGACCAATTTTATCAATATAACATTCCCATGGCTGAAGTAGTAAGAAGGTTTAATGCTACTTTTCATTTTTTCTTCGTCCTTATTATTTTCGGGGAAGTTTTTACAACATTAGTTGGAAATGTATTTGGGATGACAAAACAAATGCAGTCTATCACTGGTTGGAAGAGCAACAATATTGTTTATTTTATTTTATTAATCAGTTATGCTTTTAGTTATATTGGTTACAGTGAACTCCTTCACATCTTGTATCCAATCATCGGATGGGTAAGCATTATTCTCCTTCCAATAATCGCATATAAAGAACTAGAAAAAACATAG
- a CDS encoding Dps family protein, whose translation MSTKTNVVEVLNKQVANWNVLYVKLHNYHWYVTGPHFFTLHEKFEEFYTEAATYIDELAERILALEGKPLATMKEYLETSTVHEGTSKESAEEMVQTLVNDFSAIIQELKEGMEVADEAGDETSADMLLAIHTTLEQHVWMLSAFLK comes from the coding sequence ATGAGTACGAAAACAAATGTTGTTGAAGTATTAAACAAACAGGTAGCGAACTGGAATGTGTTATATGTAAAACTCCATAACTATCATTGGTATGTAACGGGCCCACACTTCTTTACATTACATGAAAAATTTGAAGAGTTTTATACAGAAGCAGCAACGTATATTGATGAACTAGCAGAGCGCATTTTGGCGCTAGAAGGAAAACCATTAGCAACAATGAAAGAGTATTTAGAAACATCGACTGTGCATGAAGGTACAAGTAAAGAATCAGCTGAAGAAATGGTGCAAACATTAGTAAATGATTTTTCAGCAATTATTCAAGAGTTAAAAGAAGGTATGGAAGTGGCGGATGAAGCTGGAGATGAAACATCAGCAGATATGCTATTAGCGATTCATACAACATTAGAACAACATGTTTGGATGTTAAGTGCATTTTTAAAATAA
- a CDS encoding DUF3939 domain-containing protein, whose protein sequence is MFRFFKSGKEERQITKDELEQAMARFLEKNANIVYTVLVNEDYTVNYDLLKPYLPAFPTNTFIITKETLEVFEHTEENLELVKEIDIVQRAVDQYVTEKEMFPIVEKDEDRLICGMKLAPYLERILKRKLYISEKHYLVSSKPDKSKRVLFNKNNNFINCCFCF, encoded by the coding sequence ATGTTTCGCTTTTTCAAAAGTGGAAAAGAAGAGAGGCAAATTACGAAAGATGAATTAGAGCAAGCGATGGCCCGGTTTCTAGAAAAAAATGCAAATATTGTTTATACAGTATTAGTCAATGAAGATTATACAGTGAATTATGATTTGTTAAAGCCGTATTTACCAGCGTTTCCTACAAATACGTTCATTATAACGAAGGAAACGCTTGAGGTATTTGAACATACAGAGGAAAATTTAGAACTAGTAAAAGAGATTGATATTGTGCAAAGAGCAGTAGACCAATATGTTACAGAAAAAGAGATGTTTCCTATTGTAGAAAAGGATGAAGATCGTCTCATATGTGGAATGAAACTAGCGCCATATCTAGAGCGCATATTAAAGCGGAAATTATATATTTCAGAGAAACATTATTTAGTTTCAAGTAAACCAGATAAGAGTAAAAGAGTATTGTTTAACAAAAACAACAATTTTATAAATTGTTGTTTTTGTTTTTAA
- a CDS encoding alpha/beta hydrolase — MSNITYIGLLNGTLECYAKNGSLEAYHYITKNANNVVGNRAQICNFKYALASASGLEKEALHIMKEAIIENKFWYGYEYLMTDDDLKPLHKHEEFHRMVQLCKEREEVAKNSEQVHLKVIQEDGNMYNNLFIALHGDQENIKIAEPYWQSALSQDYLLALPQSSQIQFSEGYVWDNVEKGSRELKEHYESIIANNHSEPGHTIIGGFSAGARVALHAILTENIEVKGFIFVAPWLPEVEEWENSLNILRDKGIKGYIVCGNQDEDCFECTQKFVALLKKKNIEHKYKVIENLKHDYPENFEEILQEAVKYIEDTGLQKA, encoded by the coding sequence ATGAGTAACATCACTTATATTGGTTTATTAAATGGAACATTAGAATGTTATGCAAAGAATGGTAGTCTGGAAGCGTATCATTATATTACTAAAAATGCTAACAATGTAGTTGGAAATCGAGCTCAAATATGCAATTTTAAATATGCATTAGCGAGCGCATCTGGGCTTGAGAAAGAAGCTTTACATATAATGAAAGAAGCGATTATAGAAAATAAGTTTTGGTATGGCTATGAGTATTTAATGACAGACGATGATTTGAAACCTCTCCATAAACATGAAGAATTTCATCGGATGGTTCAGCTCTGTAAAGAGAGGGAAGAAGTTGCAAAGAATTCTGAACAAGTTCATTTGAAAGTGATACAAGAAGATGGAAATATGTATAACAATTTATTCATTGCATTGCATGGGGATCAAGAAAATATAAAGATAGCAGAACCATATTGGCAATCGGCTCTGTCTCAAGATTATTTATTAGCATTACCACAGTCTTCTCAAATTCAATTTTCAGAAGGTTATGTTTGGGATAACGTAGAAAAAGGGTCCCGTGAGTTAAAGGAACATTATGAAAGTATTATAGCGAACAATCATAGTGAGCCAGGTCATACAATTATCGGGGGATTTTCTGCAGGTGCAAGGGTGGCGCTACATGCAATATTAACAGAGAATATAGAAGTAAAAGGATTTATTTTTGTAGCGCCATGGCTCCCTGAAGTTGAAGAATGGGAAAATTCGTTAAACATATTAAGAGATAAAGGTATCAAGGGATATATTGTGTGTGGAAATCAGGACGAAGATTGTTTTGAATGTACACAAAAGTTTGTGGCATTATTAAAAAAGAAAAATATAGAGCATAAATATAAAGTTATAGAGAACTTAAAACATGATTATCCAGAGAATTTTGAAGAAATTTTACAAGAAGCTGTTAAATATATTGAGGATACAGGTTTACAAAAAGCTTAG
- a CDS encoding LLM class flavin-dependent oxidoreductase — MIKLSVLDQSPISDGSTATEAFSNTVTLAQEVEKLGFTRFWVSEHHNSVSLAGSSPEVLISHIAAKTNRIRVGSGGVMLPHYSSYKVAENFRVLEALYPNRIDLGIGRAPGGMPLATRALQEGKMISLDHYPEQIQDVAMYLHDNIPENHQYANLKASPIIPTAPEIWMLGSSGESAMVAAKQGASFAFAQFINGYGGPEVMTAYQKQFQPSFLGDTPKSIVAIFVICGETNEEAETIASSLDLSILLLEQGKRTTGTPSIETAQNYSYSAYDLFRIKENRQRMIVGDPKYVKEQIVNLSNAYNTEEFMIVTITHQFEDKLKSYRLLAEAFDL; from the coding sequence ATGATAAAACTAAGCGTATTAGATCAATCCCCTATTTCTGACGGCAGTACAGCAACTGAGGCTTTTTCCAATACAGTAACACTTGCTCAAGAAGTGGAAAAACTAGGTTTCACTCGTTTTTGGGTATCTGAACATCATAATTCTGTCAGTTTAGCTGGTTCAAGTCCTGAAGTACTCATATCTCATATTGCAGCGAAAACAAATCGTATCCGCGTTGGCTCTGGCGGCGTTATGCTTCCTCACTATAGCTCATATAAAGTAGCCGAAAATTTCCGTGTATTGGAAGCACTTTATCCGAATCGAATCGACCTTGGAATAGGTAGAGCACCAGGTGGTATGCCTCTTGCAACTCGCGCGTTGCAAGAGGGAAAAATGATTTCACTTGACCACTACCCAGAACAAATTCAAGATGTAGCCATGTATCTACATGACAACATACCTGAAAATCATCAATATGCAAATCTAAAAGCTTCTCCTATCATTCCTACTGCACCTGAAATATGGATGCTTGGATCAAGTGGAGAAAGCGCTATGGTAGCAGCGAAACAAGGGGCTTCTTTTGCCTTCGCTCAATTTATTAATGGATACGGTGGTCCTGAAGTGATGACAGCTTATCAAAAGCAATTCCAGCCATCTTTCTTAGGAGACACTCCAAAATCAATTGTTGCTATTTTTGTTATTTGCGGAGAAACAAATGAAGAAGCCGAAACAATCGCGTCTAGTCTCGATTTATCTATTCTATTATTAGAACAAGGAAAACGTACAACTGGCACTCCTTCCATTGAAACCGCCCAAAACTATTCTTATAGTGCCTATGACCTATTCCGCATCAAGGAAAATCGGCAACGTATGATTGTAGGGGATCCAAAATACGTCAAAGAGCAAATTGTAAATTTAAGTAACGCTTACAATACCGAGGAATTTATGATTGTAACTATTACACATCAGTTTGAGGATAAGTTAAAGTCATATCGCTTGTTAGCAGAAGCTTTTGATTTATAA
- a CDS encoding DUF3896 family protein, whose translation MKRTYDYLETKKHLELKKQLLCKKLLNVNLTEEDRNQIKMEIDNYNYILTLVDMNHYERGLSHDKRM comes from the coding sequence ATGAAACGTACTTACGACTATCTTGAAACAAAAAAACATTTAGAGTTAAAAAAACAACTATTATGTAAAAAATTATTAAATGTAAATTTAACTGAAGAAGATCGAAATCAAATTAAGATGGAAATCGATAACTACAACTATATTTTAACTTTAGTGGACATGAACCATTATGAACGAGGTCTTTCCCACGACAAGCGAATGTGA